Part of the Calypte anna isolate BGI_N300 chromosome 21, bCalAnn1_v1.p, whole genome shotgun sequence genome is shown below.
CCAGGACTTTCTTGACTCGACAGCTCCCCAGATATTCCTCAGCTGAGGAGCCAACGTACCTCTTGGAGCCAGGAGTAGCTTTCTGCACAGCAGAGTTGAAGAAGGCATCACTAAAGAAGTCCAAAGAGCCGCTGAAAACAACGCGGGCGTTGTTCCGGGCTTGGAGTCCAGCAATCAGGAGGGTGTTCTTCCCAACAGCGTGGGGGTACTGAGCAGGAAAGTGTTTAGGGATGAGGAAAGGAGGGTTAATCTCTGGTTTGCTACAGGCTGGAACAGTCTGGCTGTAGCTAGCACAGTCTGTAGTGAAGGAGAAGCCAAGAAGCTGTGAATAACCAGTACTGGATTCACAGCTTCTCCAACTGGAATGAAACCAGGAGATTGTGACTTAATCCAACCTTTATTCCAAAGCACCCCTCACACTGGGCACTTCTCCaccaagagaaagcaaagaggaagatTCCCAGGACAATGTCAGAAAACAGACAACATCCTGATGGATTTTGGAAGTGTCAGGAGATTAAACATTCAAGTACTTTTCCCTGAACTGCAGAAATATAAGGGACTAAATTGGAGAAGTATAGcccagaagaggagaaaaagtaaCTGAGCATACCTGAGTGATAGGCTTATCTGGGAAGAAGGAGTAAGAGGTGGAAGAGCCAGTCAGGATATCCAGCACCAGTGGGTTGTCAGGATCAGCCACCATCCTAGCAAGGAGACAGAGGGTGAGCAGCATGgagacacccccagcccccaccCAGAGGAAGGTGCAGCCACCAGACTCAACCTCCTCACCCTTCAGATGTGGCAAGACAACTGCACACACCAAGAAAGGAAATACTTCAAGACATTAACTCAAGCTTCACTAATTTATGTTAAGAAACATTCCTAAGCCAATAATTAAGCTGCTTTGGagattttcctctcttcacCAGCTGAAATCATGAGAGATCAGTTGTTCCAGAGCCACAGCCCTGTGTTCACCTCACAGCAACACCTGAGTTTTTGGTGCTGCTTCCACACTTcacctcccttcttcctcccacccTGCAGGCTGCTTACCCAACTCCTCGGAAAAGGATGGGGttcagagctgctttccccACAATTGTTGGGGCCTTCAGGAGGTTTTCAGCGTCAGCGACGATGAGCGTGTGCTGCAAACGGGAGAGCTGGGGGTGAAGGTGCTGCACAGCCTGGGGTGGGTGCCAGCAACACCTTCTCTGgttattttaaagttaattttgtttttccagacaACTTAAACCCCAGCAGCTGTGTTACAATGCaattagaaaagcagaaaagtagcatttttaaaaatggaattatgATCAAATTAAACACACGCTGATGCATAAAGTGTAAACTTCCTTTTGATGAAGACAGTAACACCTCCAGTGTTTTACATCCCCTAAAACTAGGACAACATCCACTcaacagtttaaataaaaattagcagAATATTTTTAGTTCAGCCTTTAATataggttttaattttaaagcaatggATGATTCTTAGGGAGAGAAATCATTGtagaaatgaaaacatctctgtTCTGATCTCTGGGACTGAAAATCCCCCTTCCCACATCAGAATGGTTCTAAACCCCTGTTAGTGGTggtggcactgcctgggtgtcctggtttgggccaggataaaggtgattttctggcTTGTACTTTtgctgtcacagtttaacactggcccagcaattaaacccaGTACCACTGGGACAGGATAATGAGGTGAAACTACCCAAGGCAGTGGAAACATCACACCAGGAAATTCAGAAAGGTGGATTTGAGAACAAAGAGCCCAGACAGACACAGCTTTGCAGTGTTAAGTCGTGCTGTCAAGCAGACTTTTGTAGGAGGAAGCTGAGAGAAAAGACAGTggatggaaggaaaaacagCCACCAAGGACAGAAGATTCACCCCTACATCTTGACACCTAAATTCTCATTAGCAAAACCCAAAATGTGCCACCAAATCCATCTACCTGGCCTGGGTCAGATATGTCATAGTTGTGATGGTCAATGACAGCTGTCCTCTCCTCATCAAACTCAATCCCACACTCACTGCCCAGCTCTCGCAGTGGATCACCTGGAAGGACAGAACTCCCTATTACACAGCATGTCTGGGACACAACTTTCAAAATAGAACATAAATTCAGCTCAAAGTCACCCTACAAGATGAACCCTAAGGTGCAAGACAAGCTGCCCCATGTAAGTTTGCATTCAAAACAACAATAAAGGCTATTTAGCACCCATTTCCTCACAGCAAACACCTTTAAGGCTCACAACAAGAAGCTGTTTTTCCACCATTTTGTTgcaggaactcagaaaaggatgAATaaactgtttgctttctgcagaaagaagcagcagctaaaAGGTGCTAATTTGCTGTGCTGAGCATTTGTACTTACCAATGTCAGAGCTGGCAGCAACAAGGACACTGCCACCACCATCAATGAAAGCAGTGATAGTCTCCACGTTGATATTTCCACCAAAATCTGAAAGTACACACCAGAAATTCAAGATTCATTGTCAGAAAGAATGCCATGCCTGAATTTAACCACAGCAAAACACCAAATCATTTTTATTGTGCATTAAAGAATCTCTGTTAAAAGCCTGAAAGCATCTGTAACACAAAGGATAACATCTAAAACCCAACACTTCATTAAAACTcacaaagcagttaaaaaaaacctctgaaaaatgCCAGCAATCTCCAAGAGGGTTGGAGTTGCACTTACCTTCAATGGATGGTGAGAAGATGATCAAGTTGTCATAGAGAAATTCTCCATATTTGATCAGGGACAGCCCAGCATCATCAGCCGTGCGGAAAGTGAGGTCAAAGCCCCTGTCTGCAGGCACCAGACAGAAATTGACAGTTTTTGTATTTCACAAAACTGGCACATGCAGCAGCAAAGCTACAGCTACAGCTACAACTACTCAGCAAGATGCTGAGTCTTATTTCCCCAATAAACTTTTGTTGAATTGGGGAAACAAAACTCCAAGTGTTTTGGAAAAAGAGGCCATGGGGCTTTCAGAGAGCACCCCCAGGGTGATCCTAGAGACagccaaggagaaaaaagccaCAGTCTGATCAAAGGAAcccaaccaccaccaccttcaCTCCCAGGGGACCCCaatcccctccctcagcccACATAGGTGTTCCGGACagaattagttttcttttttgagtaATTTCACTCTGCAATTCACTCACTTCCGAGTAACTGCACCTGCTCAAACCAAGCCATTAGCTGACCACAACCCCACAATCTCAGCCCAGCCGGGGGACCCTACTCTCCTGACACCCACTCTTCTGCCTCAGCTTGATCAGAGGACCCCAATCTCCTCCCTCGGCACGGTCAGGAGACCCCAAACACCCCCCTCAGCCCCATTCTCCTCCCGCAGCCCCACGAGGGGATCCCAGACACCCCCATTCAGCCCCAGAGAACCCCAATCTCCTCCCTCATCCCGGCGCCGGAGCCTCCCCGAGCCATACCCGCCAGGCTGCGGAAAAAAAGCGAATGCGTGTCCCGCAAGTTGCCgttctccagcagcaccagggtgCGGGGTCCCCCCTCAGCCCCGGCCGCCGCCACTGCCAGGAGCCCCCACAGCAGGAGAGcggccgccgccatcttggcCACCGGCGCCAAAACACCCCGGAAGTGAACGGGAAGGAGCAGCCAATCAGCGCCAGGTACCGCGCCTACGCCGTCCAATCAGCACCAGACAGCTCCTTGCCTGCAGCCAATCACCGCGCGCCGCCGTGAACCCCCGCTGAGGGGCAGCAAGATGGCGGCGGCACCGCTGCGGGCAGCGAATGCTCAGCCCCGATCCGAACCCTCCTCAAGCCCCGATCCGAGCCCTGCTCAGCCCCGATCCGAACCCTTCTCAGCCCCGCCGCCCCGAGCGGGAGCTCCCGTATCCCAGTAAAAGACCTCAAAACCAGCAGTGTCAGACCGGTTTATTGCGGGGGGAAAGGGGCTGCAGGGCGCAAGGGAATGTGGCGACAGCGAGCTCGCCCTCGGTCCCCTCCCCTGTTCCTCACCTTGGTGTGGAGCAAAAGAGTTTCGGTGCAAAAccacagagatttttatttGGGTCTTCTTGCGTCGCCGGACAGCTCAGCGGTGCTGGGGTCAGAGGGGGTGGCTGTTGGAGCCCTTTTTGTGCGTCGTGGTTGTCGGGGCCAGGGCGAGCGCCTGCAGGCGGaagggccggggccggggcatGGCGGGGGCTCCGCTCCGAGGTCCCTCCGGCCCCGGGGCagctgaaagaggagaggaggggactGCAGTCGGCAGCCATCCCCGCAGGATGCTAAAAGCCGACCTCGGCCTGCCAAAAATCCCTGGTGAGGTCGTGGGTGCTGAGTCAAAGAAGCTCTCCTTCcggaaaaaaagaaaataaaggtgaaGGGTGGATATATATGGAAAAACAGACGGGTTTTACCTCGGTTCTTGGTGAGGTCGGGCTGGAGGATCCGGCTGGTTCGTGGGGATCTGAAGTAGTTGCTGGCAATGATCTCGCTGTCACTCCGGTTCAGCACCAGTTTGTAGCGATCTTCCTCGGGCTGAGagcaaaaaaacacagcagcatcGGGGGCTGTGCTAGCCCTCAGGTCACAGCTTAGAAACAAGGCAGAAATCAGTAAAATCAGACAAAAGGAAGGAGGGATGCACTGTACCGTTTGCTCTCTGTTCTCAGGGCTCTTTCTGGCAGGTCTGggctgtggcagggctgggactgcTGTGAGAAGAGACAGCGCTAAAGGGTCACGGTCTCTGGGGCAGTTGGCACTCCTGAGTGCACTCCCTGGGCTTACAGAAATTCTAGAAGGATCTTCACAGATTCCCAAAGGATCCACACTACCCTTTCCATTAGTTATTAACATTTTCTAGACAAACTTCTTCTGCACAGAAGATTTCACCAGAAAGCGGGGCCCAACCCTCTCCTCCCGCGCTCCTCTTACCTGCGGGCAGGTGCGTTTTCTGAATGACAGGCTCTGGAATTTTCCAGCAGCCTGTTTCCTCATCCCAGATGGATTCCCTCTTGATCTTCTCCAGATTGCTGTAGTTGCAGTCCCTCCGGATGAGGGATTGCACCCgatccagcagctgctggaagagcATCAGTTTCTGCTCCAGGCGGCGGATGGCGCTGAGGTAATCGCTCTTTTCCCGCTCAAACTCCGACTGCAGATCCTTGATCTCCGTCTCGGCAGCTCGCAGCTGGGAcatcaaaccaaaataaatatttggggTTATAAAGGAGAGAGACCAACAGCAGGGATTTGTCAGGCAGAGGGACTGaaagacacacacaaaagcataaatatttgGGAATATTTCTAATTGGGAGTTGGCAATTAGGATGGGCTTTGTGTGGAGAGATTATTTCACATCTGTTTTAATGAAAGATTCCTTGTGTTTCCCCAAAGTGCAGAGTCTTCCAGTGGACCTTAAGGTAATCTCACAATGTGATCTGCATCCAGTGCTAATGAACTCTTGGCAGTTCCTAACTAGTGAGAAAAGTGCACTATTTCTTTGATAATCTAAACAGAGAAATAAGGCAAGTTCTTAAAGTGCTGATTTAGGACTGTGCGTACACACAATTTTCTAAGATCCTCTAATTCTGTCTTATcagagaaaaactgattttcaaGTACAGCTAAAATTTAAGAGCATCGTTTTTATTGTACTTTTttgcccccctcccccaaaaaaaaaaaaaaaaaaaaagcttttcacagTGTAATTTCTTCCAGGAGCTGGGCAATGAAACCTGGAGGGATCTCTGCAATAGATGGCAGAGGTCAGTAGAGGGAGTTGCATCCTCTCCCATCTCCAGGCATGCTCCACAGCTGGCCAAGAGGTCCAGGAGCATCCtgcaaagccctggagatgtggtgtgAGGGACATGGgtcagtggtggccttggcagtgctgggttaacagttaCACTCAGTgttcttcaaggtcttttccaaccaaaacaactgTATGATCCCATGCTTTTCCAGCCAGTGTGCTACACAACAAGGAGACCGTCCTTGAAAACAGATGGGGTTTGGAGTTTCAGCCATTGAATTCACTACCCTGAGGACTCTTTTATCTGATATTTCATAAAAACACACATACAAACCTCATTAGCACTAACACAGGCCTGTGTATGAAACATTTCACAGAACCAGAGTCATGCTCTAAGCAGACTGCCCCCAAACACCACcttaacctaaaaaaaaaaaaaaaaaaaaaaaaggtgggtaCAAGATAATCCCTAAATCttcagcagggagctgctcaccttcttctgcatcttctccagcagcttgcTCTTGGCTCGAACCTCCTCCTGGGTGGAGTCATAGACTTTAAGCAGGACCCAGTCACTGCtgtcctcatcctcctgctgcagtgcagcCACCAGCTGCATCCTCCGCTCGTCTGCGTATTTTTTCCTGCGTTGCCGCTTTTCTATGAGGTCCTTGTTTTTTGCCTGTTCCCCCCCAACCACCTGTTGCTCCAGCATCTGCAGCCTGGGAATGACAAAGAGTTCTCTTAGCAGTGCAAAGAACAGCCTGTGTAAGTGTGGAGGATTCATGTCCTCACCTGAATAATGTTTGGGAagacacaggagagaaaactaGTTTTGGTTGAGCTTTGCTGCCCTGAGCAACCATGGCAAATTCCTCTTTTATTAACTCCTGTGGGCCCAAGGCAAAGCACATGTTATTCTGAGCTCCTTTGCCAACAAGTATATCTGGAAACCTGTACCTATGCTCAcagaattcttttaaaaaaccccTCTGTTGTGGAATTTACATTTCTGTTCCTATTTCTTCTTATGAAAGCCTCTCAAGGCAAGCAACAAAATGTGCCAAAAAATCcacaaacaaatattttaaatggtgGATTTGGGAGTGGTAGGGCTGGAAGCCACAGCACAATTTCCTTTTTGTGGCAGTGTCAGCCAGGATTCATGGCTTGGGTGACCCCAGTGTTGCTGCTTGATTTCAAGCTCCTCTCACATCCACACTGCAATGCTCCAACACAGGAATAAAGCTGTGCTCTAGAGCTGTTCCCTTTGTCTGCACAGGgatctgcagcagagcagatagCTCAGACTGGAGGAAATCCCACTGCTGATCAAACATCCACTGATAACAGCCTCTTCCTTACCTTCAAACCCATCCAACAGAGCTCGTTCTCCACCAGAGGTCACCTGCTATTCTGCCATCCTGCATTTGCCAAGCTGTCTTTGGTTTCATTTGCTTAATGAATCCTTGAATCCTTGCTCTGAGGAGTGAGTATCAGAGCTCTGGCAGCATCCTGATGTGTAAAGCCTTTCACAGGCAGCTTTGAAAACCCCCACACTTGCAGAACCAAACCCTCCTGCCTCATCTGCAGAGAGCTTTGGTTTTCACAACAGGATTGGAAGACCATGTTTCATGTATTTGTCACAAAGAGGAATGCTTCAATAGATCTGATAGATAGTGAAAAGGAATAGTTTCTTTAGAGACCTCTCCATGAATAGACAGCATTGCCCCCACATTACAGGCAGTACAATTCCAGTTTCTTAATAACTCCTTTGTCACCTGGGAGAGGCCTAACAGGGTGAGTGTGTGCCACTAGAGCTCACTGTAAAGCTGAATGACTGTCTAAAAGCCACAAGACATTTCAGAATCAAACTCTATCAAAATACCTTACATTAAgcatttctaatttaaaaaaaacctccagggaaCAGAGTCAAAGAGAAAAACCAGCAGAATTTGCTTAAAGTGTTTATTTCTGAACCAGACCAAGGAGCCCTCCCATCCCAGCCCCATGCTCCAGACCCTGGATCTAATGCTGCCCCTATAACATGATTTTTGGGGAATTTTTTATGTCAGTTTCAGCTGGTGGCTTGCAAACATTGTCAGATGCATGAGTTAGAGGCAAGGGGGATCCCTGTGACAAGGGAGAGTCACAGAGGACATGCTCTCCTCCACCCATATgcacagcaagcagcaaaaaGGCTTCTGCCTCACTTGAACTGATACAAGAGGGCTCTAAATGCCCTTCAAAAGGtcattttaagaggaaaaggaggatgcCTCCATAAGCTGTTTGGGCACTTAAGCTCTGTCATCTACTGCCAGACTCAACTTAATCAACTCCTCATAAACACCTGCAAAAAGCCAGAGAAGGAAGAGACTTCCCTGCTGACAGATCTAGACAGGATCTGTTAGCAGGAGATCACTCCTGTGCATCCACATCTGCTGACTCAAACCTctccagatttttctctgataaATTCTGTCACTCGGCACCATTGGATGCCGCAGGTAAGAACTCCCTCTCTGCCCAAACaggataaaattaatttggggGTAAAGAACAAGCATCTGCCTAGTTGTGTGCTGTGCTGAACCCACATGCAAAGCTCAACAAGTTGTAATATCACAGAAGAAGAGGGTTGCTCCTTGCTGGTGTGTGCCTGAAGCAAAGCACAGGAGGCAGTGAGCAGGAGCAGCGCAGCCACTGACCTGGCGAGCACCCGCTGCTGGTCTGCAGGCACTGAAATCCCCTCAGCAGCAACAGccatctctgctccagcactcccCCTGCTCACAACACCACCCTCTTGGACAGCCCGAGGTGCTGCCAGGCCCTGAGGACAAGAGAAAACCAAAGGCATGGCTTTGGAAAGGCACAGGGTGAGCACTGGCAGAGATGAAGCCCGATGCTGCCTGCTGGGGTTTATGCAGCCAAGAGGGTAAAGTTGCCTGAAGGGTACCTGGGCTGATGTTTGTTCTTCATCTGCTGCAGCAACAGAGTCTTCAGGCAGACAGGTCTTGTCAGGAGTAGTTTCAGTCCTTGTAGCAGCTGAAGAGTAACAGAGGAAATATCCAAAATGTCAATAATCAGTTCTGTGAAACAGGAGGGTAGATTTATGAAAATGTCACACAAAGTCCTTGCCAAAAGCTAAGAGGTTTTGTCTGGAAGGAAAAGGTTGGTTATTGATGCTGGTCACTCAAAGCCATCAAAGACCCAGAGGGTGTATCAGGTAAGGAATGCAGATTtcagagggctgggagaggcTGGGTCCTCGTGTTCACACCACTGATCTATGCCAGAGGCAGGGGGGTGCACGCTTGTAATCAGAGGGGAGTTGGGGAGAAAGAGCCTCTCAGCTTAGAAAGTGATAGCATCAAAAATTAAGACTATAGGTTCAGTAATTAATATTAGGCAATAAGTGCTGTAGAAGCACATTGCAAAACATGCTCAGAGACACTGCAGAGGTCAGAATGAAAAACAGTAGTGAAGAGGATAGCTGTCAACAATTTATAGGCATGTGAGAGGAATATCCACCCTCCAGCAAAGTGATGGTGGTGATAATCCAGGGCTGCATCCCATTTGCATGTGATGACAGAGACTGCTGCAGCCACCCTCATCTTGGGCATGTGAGTTGTGCAAAGCCAGTCAGAACCTGACAGAGCAGTGCCTGCTGAGAGCAGTCATCTCTGCACCTCAAATCTCTGGGCAAAACATCTGCGTGGGTAAAAATGGCATTTCGTGGCCTCAAGGCTCACAGGGTAGGGCCAGGCTGGTCCTAACTGGGATAAGTCAGGGGAATAAGGAAGAGGACAAAGCTAGGACAGAGTCTTGAGTGGCCCAGGAGAGCCAGAGTTAATAAGGGATGTTGATGTTAAGTGTTGATAagggagagctgagagcagggACTGCTGTGTCTGCCAGGCAGCACTTGCACAGTTGCTGCCATGGTAAAGGTTACAGTGGCAGTCACAAAACTGATTTTGCCAAAACAGTCTGTGTCTAAAGCATCAGGGAACCCTCAGCTTGAGCTGAGCACCCTCCACCTGCCTGGTCCAcacctttttccttcttgaggTTCCCCTGAAGAGCAGAGAGCTTGAGATCATAGTGATTCCTCAGGTTTCTGATGTCCTCTTCGAGGCGGGCACGGGATGCCTGCTCTGCCTCATAGCTGCCCTTCAGCTGGGCCAACCTCTCTTCATACTCCTGAAAGGCACAGCAGACATCCTGACATGACAGCCCTGCCAGATCTAGGTCCTTGTAGGTCACATCTTATGTTCCCCCCAATAAAATTTATCATCCTGTATTTATTCACATGTTCTGTAATTTAAGTCACTGAGCACTGATGGAAGGTGACTGGTTAGCCCTGGAATCCACAATCTTGGGCAGATGTGGCACCCTGGAACGAGCTCTGtaaagaggaaggagggaattttatttcctttcagctcccaaatcttcatttttcctcctgGCTTCCATATCCCCTCTTTATCTGTTCCCAACATCTCTGACTATAGCTTCCCTCCCACCCACTTCTCCCTGCTCTGACAGGAGGAATTGAAGTTTCACGTGTAGTTACTTGAAAAATTCTTCTTGGGAATCCTTTCCAATTCATCTCCAGGGTGGTGGGAACAATGGTGAGAGAACATGGACTTGTAAATAAGGCTCCATCAACACAAGGTCTTGTCCATAGGAGAAGCCCAAGGACCAAAAAAACAAGGAATTGTACTGAAAAGGCTGAACCACACAGCCCTGCaccatatttttaattactactATAAAAATCCACAATTCTTAGTCAAAGACACTACAGGATACCCCCTCCTGACTTACTTCTCTGatcagctgcttctctgcttcaaTATCTAACTGGAGTTTGTGGAGGGGAGCTGGCTTCTCTTCCAGGTGAGCAGTCTCAGCAGGTAGAAGccctgcaaagcaaagcagaaataaaattcactCAGAACTGGGTGGGATTGTCTGTAGAATGCctggaaacagaacaaagaACCTGTCTGCCAGCAAAGAACATCACAtgtgccagcagctgtgctgccaaAACGCCCACTGGCCCTGGACTCCAGAGGTGTGGGGGGAGAAGAAATCAGTGCAGAGTGGAGGGGGAGAGGTTCAGCCTCAAGTATGTGAAAGCAAATATCAACCTAATCTTTTTTATGGAGGAACAAGAGACTTGTTTCCAGGGCTGTGCTAACGGATATGGAAGATAAAAGACACCAGGAAGAAGATGAAAGGTGCAAAGAAATTGCCTTCCTTCTTCAGAGTTGTTTCTGACAGgtggcagaaagggaggaaaaaatatcttacaGCTTTATTGCCCTGTTGAAAGTTGCCCTTTTTTAGGGGATCATTCTCCAAAGGGCAAATTTGCTGTCAGCAGGGGAAAGGTTTACTAGTGGAGTCAAAAATTCACAGTGTAGGAGAAGAGGGACTGAACACTAACTTTGAAAACCtatatttaatttatgtaataaatatattaacttagttatttattttagtaataaaaatacatttaattatatatattttataagaattgacattaactttttttctctcaactCATTTTTGCTCTGCCAGATGAAGCCCCTCTTTTGTCACTGACCAAATTCTAGCCAGAATGACCAAGAAGAGCTGAGGATTTTCATCACATCAGCATTTTCTAACAGAAATTGCCATTGTTGAAGATACTGGAGAACTGAACTGGTCTTTACCAATGGAATAATGTCAACAGTAAAGGCAAGGTCCATTTTCAGAATGGAGAACTCTTCCTTCAGCAGGTAAGGGACTGACTGAAGTGAAATCCAGTCAGCATTTTATGtgtaaaaaacttttttttttttctgtagaagatAAAACATCTCTGCAGCCACTAAGGGCTCTCCTACCTGACAAGTTATTCATGGCCATCTGTTCAGCTAGAATGGCCTTCAGCTTCTTAATTTCCTCCTGATACTCCCTCAGCAGAGCATCCTTGGGGTCCTCATTGATACAGGGTTTGTTCTTGATGTTTTTTGC
Proteins encoded:
- the DDOST gene encoding dolichyl-diphosphooligosaccharide--protein glycosyltransferase 48 kDa subunit, whose amino-acid sequence is MAAAALLLWGLLAVAAAGAEGGPRTLVLLENGNLRDTHSLFFRSLADRGFDLTFRTADDAGLSLIKYGEFLYDNLIIFSPSIEDFGGNINVETITAFIDGGGSVLVAASSDIGDPLRELGSECGIEFDEERTAVIDHHNYDISDPGQHTLIVADAENLLKAPTIVGKAALNPILFRGVGMVADPDNPLVLDILTGSSTSYSFFPDKPITQYPHAVGKNTLLIAGLQARNNARVVFSGSLDFFSDAFFNSAVQKATPGSKRYSQTGNYELAVALSRWVFKEEGVLRVGAVSHHRVGELTPPNAYTVTDLVEYSIVIEKLSDGEWVPFDGDDIQLEFVRIDPFVRTFLQRSGGKYSVRFKLPDVYGVFQFKVDYNRLGYTHLYSSTQVSVRPLQHTQYERFIPSAYPYYAGAFSMMLGLFMFSIVFLHMKEKEKSD
- the KIF17 gene encoding kinesin-like protein KIF17, which produces MASEAVKVIVRCRPMSEREKALGCKEVVSMESTRGQCFLQNPTATSEPPKQFTFDGVYYQEHNTEQIYNEIAYPLVEGVTEGYNSTIFAYGQTGSGKSFTMQGIVDPSTQKGIIPRAFEHIFESIQCAENAKFLVRASYLEIYNEDIRDLLGADTKQKLELKEHPEAGVYVKGLSLHTVHSVAQCEQLMELGWRHRAVGYTLMNKDSSRSHSIFTVNVEICTVDQQGQDHLRAAKLNLVDLAGSERQSKTGATGERLKEATKINLSLSALGNVISALVDGRCKHIPYRDSKLTRLLQDSLGGNTKTLMVACLSPADNNYEESLSTLRYANRAKNIKNKPCINEDPKDALLREYQEEIKKLKAILAEQMAMNNLSGLLPAETAHLEEKPAPLHKLQLDIEAEKQLIREEYEERLAQLKGSYEAEQASRARLEEDIRNLRNHYDLKLSALQGNLKKEKAATRTETTPDKTCLPEDSVAAADEEQTSAQGLAAPRAVQEGGVVSRGSAGAEMAVAAEGISVPADQQRVLARLQMLEQQVVGGEQAKNKDLIEKRQRRKKYADERRMQLVAALQQEDEDSSDWVLLKVYDSTQEEVRAKSKLLEKMQKKLRAAETEIKDLQSEFEREKSDYLSAIRRLEQKLMLFQQLLDRVQSLIRRDCNYSNLEKIKRESIWDEETGCWKIPEPVIQKTHLPAAVPALPQPRPARKSPENREQTPEEDRYKLVLNRSDSEIIASNYFRSPRTSRILQPDLTKNRAAPGPEGPRSGAPAMPRPRPFRLQALALAPTTTTHKKGSNSHPL